A segment of the candidate division WOR-3 bacterium genome:
TATAAAGAAGGTGAACCTTATTGGTATGCGCCCTTTGGTCGTGGTCGACCAGGTTGGCATATTGAATGTTCGGCAATGGCAATGCATTATCTTGGTGAGACCTTTGATATTCATATTGGTGGTGAAGACTTAATATTTCCCCATCACGAAAACGAGATTGCCCAATCAGAAGCCGCAACCGGTAAGCCCTTTGTGAAATACTTTCTCCATAATGGACTTTTACTATTAAAGGGTGAGAAAATGGCAAAATCAACAAAAAACTACTTCTTAGCAAAAGAAGCCTTAAAGAGTTATCCTCCGGATGTTATTCGACTATTCTTACTCAAAGCCCATTACCGTTCACCTTACGAATTTAGTATTGAAAGATTAGAAGAAGCCAAAAGTCAATGGCAGAGAATAAAAGAGTTCTTTATCTTTGCCCAAAGAGAAAAATATGAATCAAAATTTATTGTTCCCGAAAAGATTGTAAATATCTTACTTGATGACTTAAATACTCCAATGGTGATTGGTGAAATCTTCAAAATGATTGAAGAGTTTTTTAAGACCAAAGACCATTCTTTATATTCTCCAATCTACTCTTCTTTAAAACTTTTAGGTTTTAAATTAGAAGAGAAAGAGACCCTTTATCTTAAAGAGAAAGACAATATTGAAAAATTAGTCAAAGCAAGAACCATTGCCCGAGAAAACAAAGATTATAATATCAGCGACAAGATAAGAAATGCTTTAAATTATTTGGGATATGAACTACGGGATACTAATAGCGAAACCATTTATTTTCAAAAGGAAGAAAAACCCGTTAAGAAAGAAGAATTTCAAAAGATCCTAAATGATTTAAAAAGAGAGATTGAAGAGAAGTTAAAAAAAGAAGAACTTTTATATCTCAAAGAGATTTTCCAATTGATAAAGGAGTATGAATATGGAAGAGATTAAAAATTTCAACAAATATATTGACCACACAATTTTAAGACCGGAAGCCACCAAACAAGAGATAATTCAAGTTTGCCAAGAAGCGATAAAATACAATTTTGCTACCTGTTTTTTGCCACCCTGCTATCTTAAACTTGCCAAAGAGATACTAAAAGATAGCCAAGTGAAATTGGGCGCACCGATCTCCTTTCCTTTTGGTTATCAAGATACCGAAATAAAAGTATTAGAAACAAAAAAGGCGATTGAAGAAGGAGCCGAAGAGATTGATATGGTTATCAATATCTCCTATTTAAAATCAAAAGAATATGACAAACTGTTAGAAGATATCAGCCGAGTGGTAGAAGCTGCCAAGCCCTATGGTGTCAAAGTGATTGTTGAGACCTGCTATCTTACGAGAGAAGAAAAGATAAAGATTTTAGAGATTGCCATTAAAGCTGGTTGTGAATATATAAAGACTTCCACCGGTTTTGGTCCCAAAGGAGCGGAACTGGAAGATATTAGACTTTTCAAAGAACTGGCAAAAGATAAGATAAAGATCAAGGCATCAGGTGGTATAAGAACCTATTTACAGGCAAAAAATTTAATTATTGCTGGTGCCTCAAGAATTGGTACCAGTGCTGGTGTGAAAATAATGAATGAATATCTAAATTTAATTGGGAGGGAAAAATGAAAATGAAAGCCGTAAGAAAAGTAAAACCCCAATTTGGTGCCGAACTTTGTGAAATTGATATCCCCAAAATTCCGGATGATTGGGTATTGGTAAAAGTAAAGGCAACCTCCATTTGTGGTACTGATGTCCATATTTACAAATGGGATGAATGGTCACAAAAAAGGATTGGCGAAAAAAGGTTACCCCAAACATTAGGTCACGAAGTTGCTGGTGAAGTGGTTGAAGTTGGCAAAAATGTCAAAAGAATAAAAGTTGGTGATTATGTCTCTGCTGAAACCCATATCTATGATCCTGGTGATTTAACTTCCCTATTAGGGATCTTCCATGTTGGCGAACATATGAAAATTTTAGGTGTTGATTGTGATGGTGCTTTTGCTGAATATTTTGCCATTCCCGAAATTGTCTGCTGGAAAAATGACAAAGAGATTCCACCGGAATTTGCCACTGTCCAAGAGCCATTAGGTAATGCTACCTATGCGGTATTAGGCGAAGATGGTGATGTTTGTGGAAAGACAATGCTAATTACTGGTGATGGACCGATATCTCTCTTTGCGATTGGTGTTGCCAAGGTTGCTGGTGTTGCCAAAATTATCCATTTTGGTAAATACGACTTCAATATGGAGATTGGCAAAAAGATGGGCGCCGATTATCAAGTATGGACAAACAAGACTACCCGAGAAGAGAGATTAAAGATTGTAAAAGAACTTACTGATGGCAATGGTGTTGATATTGCTTTAGAGATGACTGGTAGCGAAGATTCCATTTTAGATTGCTTTCAAATGGTAAGGAGAGGCGGAAGAGTGACTGCCTTTGGAATCGCTTCGGTTTCTCCCCTACCTTTTGGTTTTGATTACAACAATGGCATTGTCTTCAAAGGCTGCCAGATTCACGGCATAAACGGCAGAAAAATCTTTGATACCTGGTATCGGGTAAGAAACCTTTTAAGTAGTAAAAAATTGGATATCAGCCCAGTAATTACCCACTTATTCACTTTAGAAGAATTTGAAAAAGGGTTTAATGCGATGTTAGAAAGACCAAGAAGAAGTGCCAAAGTAGTTCTATTTCCCGACAAAGAAGAGTTAAAAAAAGCAAAAGAAAGACTAAAACTATGATTGAAGGCGTAGAAATAAAAAAATTGAGACTAATTCCCGATGAACGGGGCTTTGTATTAGAAATCCTACGTTCAGATGATAATCTATTTATGAAATTTGGTCAGGTTTATATCTCCGTTGCCTATCCTGGTATTGTGAAAGCCTGGCATTATCATAAAATCCAGACCGATTTTTTTACAATTATCAAAGGAATGGCAAAAGTTGTTTTATATGACAATCGGGAAAATTCCAAAACCTACAAAGAGATAAACGAATTCTTTATTGGCGAACTAAATCCGTTACTTATCAAAATTCCGCCCCTCGTCTTACACGGATTTAAACCACTGGGAAATGAACCTGCCTATCTCTTAAACATACCAACCGAAGTTTATAACTACGAAAATCCTGATGAGTATCGGATAGATTATAAATCAAAGGAGATACCCTACGAATGGTAAAGATTTTACTTACTGGTGGTGCTGGATTTATTGGTAGCCATTTAGCAGAAGAACTGGTAAAAAGAGACTACTATGTTTATGTATTAGATAAACTCACTTATGCGGGAAATTTAGAGAATATCAAAGAATTACTAAAAAATAAGAATTTTTGCTTTATTCGTGGCGATATCAACAACAAAAAATTGGTAAAACAACTATTTAAAAAAGTCGACAAAATAATCCATTTGGCAGCCGAAACCCATATTGACCGCTCCCTTTTAGATCCCGATATCTTCGTCAAGACCGATTTTTTTGGCACCTATAATTTATTAGAAACCTTAAAAAAATATCCCTGCGAAAGATTTATTCACATTTCGACCAGCGAAGTTTATGGTACGGCTTTAAAAGTACCCATTGATGAAAACCATCCATTAAATCCCCAAAGTCCTTATGCGGCAACCAAAGTGGGTGCTGATAGACTATGTTATGCCTACTATCTCACTTATCACCTACCAATAATTATCTTACGACCTTTTAATATCTATGGCGAAAAACAATATCCCGAAAAACTTATCCCCTTTTTCATTACCCAAGCATTAGAAAATAAACCACTATTTATTTATGGTGATGGTGAAAATACCCGAGACTACCTTTATGTAAAAGACTTGTGCGAAGTGATTATAAAATTTTTAGAAGCGCCGATCGAGAAATATCTTGGTGAAGTTTTCAATATCGGCAGTGGTTTCGAATACAGCGTGAATGAAATTTCCCTTCGGATTTTAGAATATTTCAAAAAACCAAAAAGTTTGTTAAAATATATATCAGATAGAAAAGGGCATGTGAAGAGATTAATCTGTGATTACACGAAATTACAAAAAGAGTTTAACTGGCAACCAAAGACTACCTTTGAAGAAGGGTTAGAAAAGACAATGAAATGGTATTTAGAAAACGAGCGATGGTGGAAGAAAATAAAGAAAAGCAAACTCTTCCAAAGATTTTATTATCTAAATTATCTAAAAAGGAAATGAAAATTACTTTAGCCCAATTGAATCCAACCATCGGAGATTTTAAAGGCAATTTAGCAAAAATAAAAAAATCCCTTTTAGCAGCAAAAAAGGCAAATAGCGATTTAATTATCTTTCCCGAACTTTTTGTTACGGGCTATCCTGCCCGAGACCTTTTAGAAAAAGAAGAATTTATTGAAGCAGCAAAAGCAACTACTTTAAAAGTAGCGCAGCTTTCACAAGAATATCCAAAGATTGGTATTATCTTAGGCAACATTACAGAAAATCCAAAAAAATTAGGTGCTCGGCTTTATAATTCAGCAATCTTTATTTTCCAAGGTAAGATTATTTTTATTCAACATAAATCATGCTTACCAAAAACTGATGTTTTTGATGAACCAAGATATTTTGAGCCATCTCCTGATGTTAAAGTTTTTCCTTTTAAAGGAGAGAGATTGGGAATTTCAATCTGTGCCGATGTTTGGGCAGGAACACCATGGGCAAAAAGGGAATACGAAGTTTTTCCAATAAAAGAACTGGCTAAAAAAAGAGCCACAATTTTTATCAATCTTTCTGCTTCTCCTTTTTATGTTGGGAAAGAAAAAATTAGATACCAAGTTTTAAGATATCAGGCAAAAAAATATAAAACTCCTATCGTCTATGTAAATCAAGTTGGCGGAAATGATGAACTCATTTTTGATGGAAGGAGTATGGTTTTAAACGAAAAGGGAGAATTGGTAGATATTTTACCAGCCTTTAAAGAAAGTATTAAAACGGTTGATACTTCAAAATTCAATCGAACCATTTCTTTTACTTCCCAAGAAGAAATTGCTGACATCCATGATGCTTTGATTTTGGGATTGAGAGATTATATGAGAAAATGTGGCTTTAAAAAGGCAATAATCGGACTTTCCGGCGGAATTGATTCGAGTGTCACTTGCAGTTTAGCCGTCAAAGCCTTAGGTAAAGAAAATGTTTTAGGTGTGAGTATGCCTTCTCCTTTTTCTTCCAAAAGTAGTGTTAGCGATGCCAAAAAATTAGCCAAAAATTTAGGAATAAAATTGATAAAAATTCCAATTAATGATATATACCAATCTTATTTAAATTCTCTTAAAAAATATTTGGGTAAAAAGAAAAAGGTAA
Coding sequences within it:
- the cysS gene encoding cysteine--tRNA ligase — protein: MTLIYFLLKLNIMYLFNTLTREKERFKPLIENQVRIYTCGMTVQDSPHLGHLRTFVFADVLRRFLEFLGYQVIYIQNFTDIDDKIIQKAKEEKVDWRDIGQRYIDEYFSVSDLMNLKRANSYPKASQFILEMIELIQKLLRKGYAYKTRSGVYFEVEKFPGYGKLSKKKIDELISGVRIEIDEEKKNPLDFALWKSYKEGEPYWYAPFGRGRPGWHIECSAMAMHYLGETFDIHIGGEDLIFPHHENEIAQSEAATGKPFVKYFLHNGLLLLKGEKMAKSTKNYFLAKEALKSYPPDVIRLFLLKAHYRSPYEFSIERLEEAKSQWQRIKEFFIFAQREKYESKFIVPEKIVNILLDDLNTPMVIGEIFKMIEEFFKTKDHSLYSPIYSSLKLLGFKLEEKETLYLKEKDNIEKLVKARTIARENKDYNISDKIRNALNYLGYELRDTNSETIYFQKEEKPVKKEEFQKILNDLKREIEEKLKKEELLYLKEIFQLIKEYEYGRD
- the deoC gene encoding deoxyribose-phosphate aldolase; this encodes MEEIKNFNKYIDHTILRPEATKQEIIQVCQEAIKYNFATCFLPPCYLKLAKEILKDSQVKLGAPISFPFGYQDTEIKVLETKKAIEEGAEEIDMVINISYLKSKEYDKLLEDISRVVEAAKPYGVKVIVETCYLTREEKIKILEIAIKAGCEYIKTSTGFGPKGAELEDIRLFKELAKDKIKIKASGGIRTYLQAKNLIIAGASRIGTSAGVKIMNEYLNLIGREK
- a CDS encoding alcohol dehydrogenase catalytic domain-containing protein, encoding MKMKAVRKVKPQFGAELCEIDIPKIPDDWVLVKVKATSICGTDVHIYKWDEWSQKRIGEKRLPQTLGHEVAGEVVEVGKNVKRIKVGDYVSAETHIYDPGDLTSLLGIFHVGEHMKILGVDCDGAFAEYFAIPEIVCWKNDKEIPPEFATVQEPLGNATYAVLGEDGDVCGKTMLITGDGPISLFAIGVAKVAGVAKIIHFGKYDFNMEIGKKMGADYQVWTNKTTREERLKIVKELTDGNGVDIALEMTGSEDSILDCFQMVRRGGRVTAFGIASVSPLPFGFDYNNGIVFKGCQIHGINGRKIFDTWYRVRNLLSSKKLDISPVITHLFTLEEFEKGFNAMLERPRRSAKVVLFPDKEELKKAKERLKL
- a CDS encoding dTDP-4-dehydrorhamnose 3,5-epimerase family protein: MIEGVEIKKLRLIPDERGFVLEILRSDDNLFMKFGQVYISVAYPGIVKAWHYHKIQTDFFTIIKGMAKVVLYDNRENSKTYKEINEFFIGELNPLLIKIPPLVLHGFKPLGNEPAYLLNIPTEVYNYENPDEYRIDYKSKEIPYEW
- a CDS encoding dTDP-glucose 4,6-dehydratase, giving the protein MVKILLTGGAGFIGSHLAEELVKRDYYVYVLDKLTYAGNLENIKELLKNKNFCFIRGDINNKKLVKQLFKKVDKIIHLAAETHIDRSLLDPDIFVKTDFFGTYNLLETLKKYPCERFIHISTSEVYGTALKVPIDENHPLNPQSPYAATKVGADRLCYAYYLTYHLPIIILRPFNIYGEKQYPEKLIPFFITQALENKPLFIYGDGENTRDYLYVKDLCEVIIKFLEAPIEKYLGEVFNIGSGFEYSVNEISLRILEYFKKPKSLLKYISDRKGHVKRLICDYTKLQKEFNWQPKTTFEEGLEKTMKWYLENERWWKKIKKSKLFQRFYYLNYLKRK
- a CDS encoding NAD+ synthase yields the protein MKITLAQLNPTIGDFKGNLAKIKKSLLAAKKANSDLIIFPELFVTGYPARDLLEKEEFIEAAKATTLKVAQLSQEYPKIGIILGNITENPKKLGARLYNSAIFIFQGKIIFIQHKSCLPKTDVFDEPRYFEPSPDVKVFPFKGERLGISICADVWAGTPWAKREYEVFPIKELAKKRATIFINLSASPFYVGKEKIRYQVLRYQAKKYKTPIVYVNQVGGNDELIFDGRSMVLNEKGELVDILPAFKESIKTVDTSKFNRTISFTSQEEIADIHDALILGLRDYMRKCGFKKAIIGLSGGIDSSVTCSLAVKALGKENVLGVSMPSPFSSKSSVSDAKKLAKNLGIKLIKIPINDIYQSYLNSLKKYLGKKKKVTVVEENIQARIRGNILMALSNKIKDSIVISTGDKSELAVGYCTLYGDMSGGISLISDVPKNKVYKLAEYINRKKEIIPEEILKKPPSPELRPNQLTEKDLIPYKILDPIMEYYIEEKLSIREIIKKGFRPKDVKWVIKKIDRNEFKRRQAAPGFKVTSKAFGIGRRMPIAAKYDFNIKDFSKILKRK